Proteins encoded by one window of Cyclobacteriaceae bacterium:
- a CDS encoding aldehyde dehydrogenase — MDKILNYINGEFVEPHSKIYLENYNPAEGKPYSLVPDSDAQDVQLATEAAQRAFGAWSAMAVEKRSAILQKIADLIDRDLDELALAESTDQGKPVKLAKVVDIPRASANMRFFATGAIHFASEAHVTGQEAINYTTRTPVGVVGCISPWNLPLYLFTWKIAPALAAGCTVVAKPSELTPMTAFLFSKLCMEAGLPNGVLNIVHGLGQKAGQAIVEHPDISAISFTGGTVTGKKIAATAAPMFKKLSLELGGKNPNIIFADCDFEQALHTSIQSSFSNQGEICLCGSRIFVERSIFNRFVEEFVSRTKKLTVGDPQDEQTKVGALVSEAHMKKVLSYVDLAKQEGGNVLTGGKQVKLSGRCANGYFVEPTVITALDAFCRTNQEEIFGPVVTIMPFDAEDEVIGYANSTGYGLSATIWTENLKRAHRVAAQVKSGIIWVNCWLFRDLRTPFGGMKQSGVGREGGWEALRFFTEAKNVCVKI, encoded by the coding sequence ATGGATAAAATCCTGAATTATATCAACGGTGAATTCGTTGAACCGCATTCAAAAATCTACTTAGAGAATTATAATCCTGCCGAAGGCAAACCCTACAGCCTGGTTCCTGATTCAGATGCACAGGATGTACAACTGGCAACGGAAGCTGCGCAACGAGCTTTTGGTGCATGGTCGGCTATGGCGGTTGAAAAACGTTCGGCTATTCTTCAAAAAATTGCCGACCTGATTGATCGCGACCTGGATGAACTGGCGCTTGCTGAAAGTACCGATCAGGGCAAACCGGTTAAGCTGGCTAAAGTGGTTGACATCCCGCGGGCTTCTGCCAACATGCGGTTCTTTGCAACGGGTGCGATTCATTTTGCTTCAGAAGCGCACGTAACCGGGCAGGAGGCCATCAATTATACTACACGTACTCCGGTTGGCGTAGTGGGTTGTATTTCTCCGTGGAATTTGCCGTTGTATTTATTCACCTGGAAAATTGCACCAGCATTGGCAGCAGGCTGCACGGTAGTGGCAAAACCTTCTGAGCTCACACCGATGACGGCTTTTCTATTTTCCAAACTGTGCATGGAGGCTGGATTGCCAAATGGCGTGTTGAATATTGTTCATGGCCTTGGCCAGAAAGCCGGTCAGGCTATTGTGGAGCATCCGGATATTTCTGCTATTTCATTTACAGGTGGAACCGTTACCGGAAAAAAAATAGCGGCTACTGCGGCACCCATGTTCAAAAAACTTTCACTTGAACTGGGTGGTAAAAATCCGAACATCATTTTTGCCGATTGTGATTTCGAACAGGCGTTGCATACGTCCATTCAATCTTCTTTTTCCAATCAGGGTGAAATCTGTTTGTGCGGTTCACGCATTTTTGTGGAGCGCAGTATTTTCAATCGCTTTGTGGAAGAATTTGTTTCGCGCACGAAAAAACTAACGGTGGGCGACCCGCAGGATGAACAAACCAAAGTAGGGGCCCTGGTTTCAGAAGCGCACATGAAAAAAGTGTTGAGCTATGTTGACCTGGCAAAGCAGGAGGGAGGAAACGTCTTAACGGGCGGAAAGCAGGTTAAATTAAGCGGACGTTGTGCCAATGGGTATTTCGTTGAGCCAACGGTAATCACCGCACTGGATGCTTTTTGCCGAACCAATCAGGAAGAAATTTTTGGCCCCGTAGTTACGATAATGCCTTTTGATGCTGAAGATGAAGTAATTGGTTACGCCAATAGCACGGGCTACGGTTTGTCGGCTACCATCTGGACAGAAAATTTAAAACGTGCTCACCGCGTTGCGGCACAGGTGAAGAGTGGCATTATCTGGGTGAACTGCTGGCTCTTCCGCGATTTACGCACACCGTTTGGCGGCATGAAGCAAAGTGGTGTGGGCCGTGAAGGAGGTTGGGAAGCGTTACGATTTTTTACGGAAGCGAAGAATGTGTGTGTGAAGATTTAA